The following are encoded together in the Cryptococcus neoformans var. neoformans JEC21 chromosome 9 sequence genome:
- a CDS encoding trans-hexaprenyltranstransferase, putative has protein sequence MLRRPALPTRAFPKHRISSTFSFSTSQRRSSVSSSPAKQPESTWAAATTEAHRVLTPPPATSASTVTSLDDPLSAINSEIGNLKSSLWRMLGSSNSALDTVAKYYFQAEGKHLRPLLVLLMSQATNGLGGKGWDGAKREAIRRKVDDSLTAEGGVLNDWNPEVSGPEPSSGLGSMVFASPFRIPEAGAPAIPEPEPLPSQFDELLGEGNGQPVILPTQRRLASITEMIHVASLLHDDVIDSSSLRRGTPSAPSTFGNKLSILSGDFLLGRASVALARLGSREVVELLATVIANLVEGEMMQLRATSEPEKAPTAKGFEDYMRKTYLKTASLMAKSARAAVILGGCGSVSEEGAWVKDVAYGYGRNLGIAFQLIDDALDFLPPDSSLGKPSLGADLRLGLATAPALFAWETHPSMGPLILRKFTEPGDVEAARDLVARSDGLQRTIELAREFAGEARRLVEMLPESGARDALVQLTVKVVERVK, from the exons ATGCTCCGTCGCCCAGCCCTTCCAACCAGGGCATTCCCTAAGCACCgcatctcctcaaccttctccttttccacctcACAGCGACGCTCATCggtctcctcttctccagctaAACAGCCAGAATCTACCTGGGCAGCTGCCACTACAGAAGCTCATCGAGTCCTTACCCCTCCACCGGCTACTTCAGCTTCAACAGTTACCTCACTCGATGATCCTCTATCCGCCATTAACTCCGAGATTGGTAACCTCAAATCCAGTCTCTGGCGTATGCTCGGCTCTTCCAATTCTGCGCTCGACACCGTCGCAAAGTACTACTTCCAAGCTGAAGGGAAGCATCTCAGGCCGTTGTTGGTGTTACTCATGAGTCAGGCTACCAACGGATTAGGTGGTaagggatgggatgggGCAAAACGAGAGGCGATTAGGAGAAAAGTGGATGACAGTCTTACAGCTGAAGGAGGTGTGCTGAATGACTGGAACCCAGAAGTCTCTGGGCCGGAGCCTTCATCAGGTTTGGGAAGTATGGTGTTCGCCTCACCGTTCAGAATACCTGAGGCTGGAGCGCCCGCTATCCCCGAGCCTGAAcccctcccttcccagTTCGACGAATTATTAGGAGAAGGGAACGGTCAGCCTGTAATCTTGCCTACTCAAAGGCGGTTGGCCAGCATTACAGAAATGATCCATGTCGCTTCATTGCTGCATGACGACGTCAttgactcttcttctctgcgACGTGGTACCCCTTCGGCTCCATCAACCTTCGGCAACAAGctctccattctctctGGTGATTTCCTGTTGGGTCGCGCTTCTGTCGCCCTTGCCCGTCTTGGCTCTCGAGAAGTTGTTGAATTGCTTGCTACCGTCATCGCCAACCTTGTAGAAGGTGAAATGATGCAGTTGAGGGCGACAAGCGAACCCGAAAAGGCTCCTACGGCCAAAGGTTTTGAGGATTACATGAGAAAGACATACTTGAAGACCGCGAGTTTGATGGCCAAAAGCGCAAGGGCCGCTGTCATCCTTGGTGGTTGCGGATCTGTGAGCGAAGAGGGAGCGTGGGTAAAGGATGTTGCATATGGATATGGCAGGAATCTGGGTATCGCTTTCCAG CTGATCGACGATGCCCTTGacttcctccctcccgATTCTTCTCTCGGCAAGCCTTCTCTTGGTGCCGATCTCCGTCTAGGTCTCGCCACGGCGCCCGCCCTTTTCGCCTGGGAGACTCACCCTTCAATGGGCcccctcatcctccgtAAATTCACTGAACCAGGAGATGTTGAGGCTGCCCGAGATCTTGTGGCCAGGAGTGATGGATTGCAGAGAACAATTGAGTTGGCTAGGGAGTTTGCAGGTGAGGCAAGAAGGTTAGTGGAGATGTTGCCGGAGAGCGGAGCGAGGGATGCGTTGGTGCAGCTAACGGTCAAGGTCGTCGAGCGAGTTAAGTAG
- a CDS encoding expressed protein → MRIPLDVAHSVVRALHTIRSDSAQSGNVTQTSVQIPSNQPAWAEPLSPNLAAFSIEMDRWPDWAGEKVGEPNKYVNQVLTNLGERTGVMPYLRVGANSEDRATIDLSYEVMNATFPAATEEVPVPEADHIFIGRDFYALSGNLPDGTPFQWGVNLGSLNRTETIAQAKLIADTFQGDRANLTANVRLDGLEIGNEPDFYGTGKGLGAAWTPANYSQTWLDYAQGVSEVIQLGGDGPYLTPGAMTGFSAPVWTPQASFEAGILDDDDIRSVVKQYNQHVYSGAFGYGYPLTPVGGLMDKVTARTNLTARANEIKSVKSEGLQYVFAEGNSYANHGQPGTSNTAEAAIWAIDWMLQLASMGVERMHFHHGVGFRYNLFQPVATDADHDDGTNMTSRAHILPAYHAALIVNEAIGTNGNSYVAEISTPNDNVVAYGIWEDGNLVRMVVTSTEVYTTDDEDAQEGRNKFELNLVGVEGRNATVKRLFVPQTTAMHGLTWAGQSFDTEDGKPTGEVSEETLDNGVLQIDASSAVLICFK, encoded by the exons ATGCGAATCCCTCTCGACGTTGCACACTCGGTAGTACGTGCTCTGCACACCATCCGTAGTGACTCTGCCCAATCGGGCAATGTTACCCAGACTTCGGTTCAGATCCCCAGCAACCAGCCAGCATGGGCCGAACCACTTTCCCCGAACTTGGCTGCCTTCTCTATTGAGATGGATCGATGGCCAGATTGGGCGGGGGAAAAAGTGGGAGAACCAAACAAGTATGTCAATCAGGTACTCACCAACTTGGGTGAACGAACCGGTGTAATGCCCTATCTCAGGGTTGGAG CCAACTCGGAAGACCGTGCGACGATCGACTTGTCCTACGAAGTGATGAACGCCACTTTCCCCGCAGCTACTGAAGAGGTACCAGTTCCCGAAGCAGATCACATATTTATCGGTCGTGACTTTTACGCTCTTTCCGGTAACCTTCCCGATGGTACACCTTTCCAATGGGGTGTGAATCTCGGTAGTCTCAACCGCACCGAGACTATTGCGCAGGCGAAGCTCATTGCAGACACTTTCCAAGGGGACCGAGCCAATTTGACTGCCAATGTCCGTCTCGATGGTCTGGAGATAGGTAACGAGCCCGACTTCTACGGTACTGGGAAAGGATTGGGTGCGGCATGGACGCCGGCAAATTACTCTCAAACATGGCTCGATTATGCCCAAGGGGTATCGGAAGTCATTCAGCTGGGTGGTGACGGTCCCTACCTTACTCCTGGTGCGATGACCGGCTTCTCGGCTCCCGTCTGGACGCCTCAAGCTTCTTTTGAGGCTGGGATTttggacgatgatgacatCCGATCCGTTGTTAAGCAGTACAATCAGCACGTTTACTCGGGAGCTTTCGGTTACGGTTACCCTTTGACCCCTGTGGGCGGCTTGATGGACAAGGTCACTGCGCGAACGAACCTTACCGCGCGCGCCAATGAGATAAAGTCTGTCAAGAGTGAGGGTCTGCAATACGTCTTT GCTGAAGGTAATTCATACGCCAA CCACGGTCAACCTGGTACCAGTAACACGGCCGAAGCGGCCATTTGGGCCATTGACTGGATGCTTCAACTGGCTTCTATGGGGGTTGAGCGTATGCACTTCCACCACGGTGTCGGATTCCGCTACAATCTCTTCCAGCCCGTCGCTACCGATGCCGATCACGACGATGGAACCAATATGACCAGTCGAGCCCACATTCTACCCGCTTACCATGCCGCTCTTATCGTCAACGAAGCAATCGGTACCAACGGGAACTCATATGTTGCGGAAATCAGCACCCCGAACGATAACGTGGTGGCGTATGGTATTTGGGAAGACGGCAATTTGGTCCGAATGGTGGTCACTAGTACCGAGGTTTACACTaccgatgatgaagacgcgcaggagggaaggaaCAAGTTTGAGCTCAACCTTGTCGGCGTTGAAGGAAGGAACGCAACCGTCAAGAGGCTGTTTGTCCCTCAAACCACTGCGATGCACGGACT TACTTGGGCTGGTCAGTCTTTCGACACTGAAGATGGTAAACCAACCGGAGAAGTCAGCGAGGAGACCCTCGACAACGGCGTCCTTCAAATTGATGCCTCTTCCGCTGTTCTCATCTGCTTCAAATAA
- a CDS encoding expressed protein translates to MLASIIAALPLLAFLPLSSAHAVSDGVALESRLWYERAAAALSSEAEAAGVPSGFRSRAHTSGLRRRASRHHSEAGQKLVRRKKETTQKRDGEKKKKKRSCKAKTTGLGAAATASSSSVSEEVSSSAATVSNSLGAVANAATAGISSQAESSAVSSSSSNAAHVTNYAPTTTSSAAGSTITDSASAVADAWSPEISIGLSANASIDILTTYTVPDSATTAPTIAPSASASTTSSAANSSTSELSSELLPWGHGISSWTTSGGLLSYDAALKPLTAGKLPDTGNAPDGTSALCANFPAGSYGLTNSGFSFYSSGAHSGVEVDSAREVALSYAVYFEEGFGFNKGGKMPGLYGGTSLSEAKSCSGGRTTDRGSCFSARLMWRTDGAGEIYDYLPVSYTGTDDGYGESIDRGAFTWATGRWQTVAMRVKLNDVGQANGEQELFVDGQSVINISGVTFATEEDTAIFGIMAQTFFGGHTSEWASPKDQNLYFKDWTLTVLA, encoded by the exons ATGCTCGCATCCATTATTGCTGCTCTCCCCCTCCTtgctttcctccctctttccaGCGCTCACGCCGTCTCGGATGGTGTCGCCCTTGAGTCCCGATTATGGTACGAACGCGCTGCCGCTGCTCTCTCTTCCGAGGCCGAAGCGGCGGGCGTCCCCAGTGGTTTCCGATCCAGGGCTCACACGTCCGGCTTGCGTCGTCGTGCTTCTCGACATCATAGTGAAGCTGGCCAAAAGCTCGTAAGGCGTAAGAAGGAGACTACTCAGAAACGTGacggggaaaagaagaagaagaagaggtctTGCAAGGCTAAAACGACTGGTCTTGGTGCCGCTGCTACTgcgtcttcatcctctgtgAGCGAGGAAGTCTCTTCCAGCGCAGCTACCGTGTCCAATTCTCTTGGTGCAGTTGCCAACGCTGCTACAGCTGGCATTAGCTCGCAGGCCGAGTCTAGCGCGGtgtcgtcttcctcttctaaCGCCGCCCACGTCACCAACTACGCTCCTACTaccacttcttctgctgcgggctccaccatcaccgattctgcttctgctgtTGCCGATGCTTGGTCGCCTGAAATTTCTATCGGTCTCTCTGCTAACGCGTCCATCGACATTCTCACCACTTACACTGTCCCTGATTCTGCTACCACCGCTCCTACCATCGCTCCCAGTGCGTCTGCCTCGACTACCTCTTCAGCGGCCAACTCTTCTACATCTGAGCTTTCCAgcgagcttcttccttgggGTCACGGTATTTCCAGTTGGACTACTTCTGGTGGTCTCCTCTCTT ACGATGCCGCCCTTAAGCCTCTAACTGCTGGTAAACTTCCCGATACTGGTAACGCTCCCGATGGTACCTCAGCTCTCTGCGCCAACTTCCCCGCTGGTTCTTATGGTCTCACCAATTCTGGTTTCTCTTTCTATTCTTCAGGTGCCCACTCTGGTGTCGAGGTCGACAGCGCTCGTGAGGTCGCACTTTCTTATGCTGTCTACTTTGAGGAAGGTTTTGGCTTCAACAAGGGTGGGAAGATGCCCGGCCTTTACGGCGGAACTAGCTTGTCTGAGGCTAAGAGCTGCAGTGGCGGTCGAACGACTGACAGGGGAAGCTGTTTCTCAGCGAGGTTGATGTGGAGGACTGATGGTGCCGGTGAAATTTATGACTACTTGCCTGTTTCTTACACTGGCACCGACGACGGTTACGGCGAGTCCA TTGACCGAGGAGCTTTCACCTGGGCTACCGGCCGATGGCAAACCGTTGCTATGCGAGTCAAGCTCAATGACGTTGGACAAGCAAACGGCGAGCAAGAACTTTTTGTTGATGGCCAGAGCGTGATCAACATTTCTGGCGTCACCTTTGCTACTGAGGAGGACACCGCAATCTTTGGTATCATGGCTCAGACCTTCTTC GGCGGTCACACTTCCGAGTGGGCTTCTCCCAAGGACCAGAACTTGTATTTCAAGGACTGGACTCTTACTGTCCTTGCTTAA
- a CDS encoding DNA-directed RNA polymerases I, II, and III polypeptide, putative codes for MSDDERMDTGDFEGGDYEQDYVDPDTLNYENEENAEEEAANGEVDETMIIESGAPEGDRPRTGKAAKPNEIRVTTPYMTKYERARVLGTRALQISMNAPVLVPVEGESDPLEIAIKELAAKKIPLVIRRYLPDNSFEDWKVEELIVQE; via the exons ATGTCTGACGACGAGCGAATGGACACTGGCGATTTCGAAGGAGGTGACTACGAGCAGGACTACGTGGACCCCGATACCCTCAA CTACGAGAACGAAGAAAAtgctgaggaagaggccgCCAATGGCGAGGTCGATGAAACCATGATCATC GAATCAGGTGCTCCGGAAGGCGACCGTCCCCGAACAGGGAAGGCTGCTAAGCCTAATGAGATCCGAGTGACGACTCCTTATATGACAAAGTACGAGCGAGCAAGAGTACTGGGTACCAGGGCTTTGCAGATTAG TATGAACGCCCCCGTCCTTGTGCCCGTGGAAGGAGAATCAGATCCTCTTGAGATTGCGATCAAAGAGCTTGCCGCGAAGAAGATCCCCCTCGTCATACGGCGATACCTTCCTG ACAACTCTTTTGAGGACtggaaggttgaggagctCATCGTTCAGGAATAA